The Blastomonas sp. SL216 DNA window AACCGGCATCACCGCATTCAGCGCGCTGGGCCTGATCGCCCTGTTCGCCGGAGACCGCCATGCCCGCCTGACCGGGCTGGCGCTGGAAGCGGGCGTGCTGGCCTGTCTGGGCCTTGCCATCGCCGCGCTTGTCCAGCTGGTGATGACCGGCCCGGTGACGGCAGAGCTTCTCATATGGCAGAGCCTGGGCTTCTCGCTGCGGCTCGATGCGGTCAGCCTGCCGGTGACCATCCTCGTCGCCTTTGTCGGCTGGGTGGTGCTCCGCTATTCGCGCACCTATCTGGGCGACGAGCCTCGCCGCGCCTTTTTCCAGGCCTGGCTGAGCTTCACCTTGGCCAGCGTGCTGCTGTTCGCGCTGGCGGGCAATCTGGTGCAGCTGGTCCTGTTCTGGATCACCACCAGCCTCAGCCTCCACCGTCTGCTGCTGTTCTATCCCGACCGTGCCGCGGCACGCCGCGCCGCGCGCAAGAAGTACCTGACCGCGCGCATCGCCGATATCGTGCTTGTCGCATCGGCAGCATTGCTCTTCGCGATCTACCGCACCGGCGACATCGCGACCATGCTGGACACGGCGTGGGTCGGTGCAGGTCACCCCGCCATTGCCCTGGCGGTGCTGGGCCTCGCGGTCGCTGCGGTTATCAAATCGGCCCAGTTCCCGCTGCACGGCTGGCTGACCGAGGTGATGGAGGCCCCTACCCCGGTCTCTGCGCTGCTCCATGCCGGCGTCATCAATGCCGGCGGCTTCCTGCTCATCCGCTTTGCCGATGTCATGCTGCTATCGCCTGCGGTGATGGCGGGGCTGGTGATGATCGGCGGCTTCACGGCAGTGTTTGGCGGGCTGGTGATGCTTACCCAGCCTGCGGTCAAGACCTCGCTTGCCTGGTCCACCGTGGCGCAGATGGGCTTCATGATCATGCAGTGCGGCCTGGCGCTGTTCCCGCTGGCGATGCTCCACATCATCGCGCACTCGCTCTACAAGGCGCACAGCTTCCTCGCTTCGGGCGGTGCGGTGGAGCGGATCGCGGCACTGCGGCGGCCCGGCCCGGTCGCGATACCCGGCGCCAAGGCTGTCACCGGCGCATTCATCGCCGCGCTCGCCATCTATGTCGCGATCGGCTTTGCCTTCCGCTTTCAGGACAGCTCGCCCCAGTCGATCGCGCTGGGTGCGATCCTGATCTTCGGCGTCGCCTATCTGCTGGCCCAGGGCCTCGCCGGAGCCGCGCCGGTGGCATTGATGCGGCGGATGGTCGCCTATTCGCTGGCGGCGTCGCTCGGCTATTTCACGCTGCATCACGTGGCCGATGCGCTGCTGCTGGGCACGCTGCCCGCAACCCCTGCCCCCGGCCCGCTCGAATGGGTGCTCATCATCCTGGCGGTGGTCAGCTTTGGCCTGGTCGCGATCGCCCAGTCGATGTTCCCGCTCTGGGCCTATCACCCGGCAGCAGCGGGGCTGCGGGTCCACCTGTCCAACGGGCTTTATGCCAATGCGCTGTTCGACCGTCTGCTCGGCGGGTGGACGCTGCGCCGGTCGCGCTGAGCCGCAACCGTTCCAGATTTTCCGAGGAGATTTGCCGTGACGCACGCAACCCTGAACCATCCGGGCAGCCAGACGCCCGACATCGCGACCATCGCCGATCGCGCAGCCCGCGCCATCCCGCCGGTCTGGCCGCTCGCCTCCAGCGTCGCGGTGAACCCCTATCTCGGCCAGGCAGAGCTTGACCTGGCCACCACCGCCGCCTTGCTGGCCCGGGTCAGCGATGCGCCCGCCACCATGGCCCGCAGCTGGTATCGCGAACGGATCGCCAGCGGTGCGATCACCGAGGGCGACCTGGCCGCTGCGCTTGCCGCCTGTGACGCTGCGCCCCGCCCGGGAAGCGTCGGCGAGCTGAAGCTGGCCACCCAGCGCCCGCATGTCCGCAAGGATCCGCTGCCGACCATCGCCGATCTGGCAGCACGCGTGTCCGGCATCGACTGGCCCGCCGTGATCGCCGAGCGGATGGGCAACTGGATCGCTGCGTGGAGCGACGAGGGCCAGGCGCTCTGGGCCGCGCCGCGCGGCAAATGCGCCTATCGCGCCTGGCAGGCGGTCGCGACGCACGACCTGACGCCGGAAATCGCGGGCCTCAAGGGATTTGCGGCCTTTGTCGCCGACGCGCCCGACAGTGCCGACGATGCGCTTGCCGCCAGCGTCAGCCGCCTGATGCTGCCGGCAGAGGCGATGCCCACCTATTTCCATGCGCTGCTGATGACACTGGGCGGCTGGGCGCAGGTCGGCCGCTACCGGCTGTGGCAGGCAGAGCTGGCCGGTCATCGGGACAGCGCGCTGACCGATCTGCTGTGCATCCGCCTGATGTGGGAGGATGCGCTGTTCACCCAGTATCGCCGGCAGATCATGGAAGCCTGGCAGGAGGTGGTCGAGGCGCATGCTGCCCCCGTCCGCCCCGATGCCGACCAGATCATCGATGCCATCCTGCAGGAAGCCGCCGAGCGCGCGGGTCAGCGCTCGATCGGCGAGACGCTCGCCGCAGCGCCGCGCGCTGCCAGCACCACGCCGCCGACGCTGCAGGCCGCATTCTGCATCGATGTCCGCTCCGAGGTGTTCCGGCGCTCGCTCGAGGCGCTGGATCCGGCGATCCAGACCCTGGGCTTTGCAGGGTTCTTCGGCTTGGGCGCATCGCACCGGCGCTTTGCATCGGATGTCGCCGAACATCGGCTGCCGGTGCTGCTCAACCCCAAATTGACGACCTGTTCGGGCGGCCCGGAAATTGCCGAGGACGACCGCTCGGCGCGCTACCGGTCGCGCGCCAAGCGTGCCTGGGGGCGGTTCAAGCTGGCTGCCGTCTCAAGCTTCGCCTTTGTCGAGGCGGCTGGCCCCGTTTATCTCGGCAAGCTGGTCCGCGATACCTTCGCGCTCAAGAAGACTAGCCTGCCGCATGACCCGATGCCGCGCCCGGACCCGGCGCTGAGCCTGCAGGACAAGATCGACGCGGCAACCGCCGTGCTGCGTGCCATGTCGCTGACGCGCGACTTCGCGCCGCTGGTGCTGCTGGTCGGACACGGGGCGAATGTCGTCAACAATCCGCATGCCAGCGGGCTGCATTGCGGCGCGTGCGGCGGTTATTCGGGTGAGGTCAATGCTCGGCTGCTGGCGGCGCTGCTCAACGATCCGGCGGTGCGCGGCGGGCTGGTGGCCAATGGCATCACGGTTCCGACGACCACATTGTTCCTCGCCGGGCTGCACGATACCACCACCGACAGCGTGCTGGTCTATGATGGCGACCATCCTTCGCCCGCCCATGCGGTCGATATCGGCCAGGCCAGGACCTGGCTGGCGAGCGCCGGTCTGGTGGCACGGGGCGAGCGGGCTCTCCGCCTGCCGCGCGCCGACAAGGCCGCCGACATTGCCCGGCGCAGCCGCGACTGGGCGGAAATCCGCCCGGAATGGGCGCTGGCCGGCTGCAAGGCGTTCATCGCCGCGCCGCGCAGCCGCACCAGCGGCAAGAGCCTGGAGGGTCGCGCCTTCCTGCATGACTATGAATGGCAGCAGGACCAGGGCTTTGGCGTGCTGGAGCTGATCATGACCGCGCCGGTGGTCGTCGCCAGCTGGATCAGCCTGCAATATTACGGCTCTTCGGTCGCCCCGGACGTGTTCGGCGGCGGCAACAAGCTGATCCACAACGTCACCGGCGGCATCGGCGTGGTCGAAGGCAATGGCGGCACACTGCGCGCAGGGCTGCCGCTGCAGTCGGTGCATGATGGCAAGGATCTGGTGCACGAACCGCTGCGGCTCAGCATATGCATCGAAGCGCCTGTCGAAGCGATGACCGCGATCCTGGAAAAGCATGCAGGCGTGCGCGCGCTGTTCGACAATCGCTGGCTGCACCTGTTCGCACTGGGCGCCACGGGCGAGCTGGCCTGGCGCTATGTCGGCAATCTGGAATGGGAGCGGGTCGATGGCCTGGGCCAGACGATGATCGAACGCGATCTGGCCGCCTGATAGGTACCCACGGCCCGCCTGGGCCGTCAGCGTCAATCCGTCCCCGTCATTCCGCCAGCAGCGAGGCTGCGGCGGACAGCGCGAGGCCGGACATCAGCAGGCGGCGGAGCGTCAGGCTGGAGGGTATGCCGGCCACCCGCACCGCATCGGCCAGCCCGGCGGCGAGCGCCAGCGTGCCCGAACCGCTGGTTTCCTCCCAGCGCGGGCGCAGCGCTGCTGCCACCGATGCGCTGCGGATCACCAGAATGTCCTGGATGCGCGATCCGGGCCTCGCGCCCAGTTCCTGCTTGTAGCCGCTATCGCCCGCACCCCAGTCGATCAGCCGCACGCCGCGCGCCAGGGCGTGATCGACGGCATGCACGGTGACGATCTGACCGGGGGAAAATTCCGCAAAGCCCTCGTCATAGCTGCTGGCAATTCCGTACGAAATGTCCGCGCAGATGAGATCGAGCGAGAAGGCGATCGGGCGATCCGCGACATAGAGCACGGTAACGGTCAGCTTTTCGGCAAGATCGGGATTGACGATCGCCCGCTGCCAGTGCGCCAGCATCTGCGGGTTGAGGAACTTGGCGCCGCTGCGGTCGGTGCGCCGCCCAACCCAGCTATTCTCCTCGATACGGGCAAGGTCGCTGAAAATCTGGCGCGACCAGTCGGCTCCGTGCACGATGCGCACCGTCACCGGGCCCTGCTCTTCCAGCCGGGCCGCCATGCGCCGCACCTTCTTGCGCCGCGACTTGCTGGGCCAGGCGTCGGGAGAACCGGGTTCCGCCAGGTCCTGAATGAAGCTCTGCCCCATGTCGCGGATCAGCACGTGCCAGCCGGTCGCATCGGCAGCAGCGATCATCAGCTTTGCCAGCCGGTCGTCCTGATAGATCGGCCCCAGGCGCAGCAGCGGCCCCAGCGCGACCTGCGCCACCGGATGTTCGAGCACCGCGCGCATGTCGCCGACGCCGGTGCTGGGATCGATCGCCGCGCTGCGGAACGGCCAGTAGCTTCCGGCCAGCGACCGGGCGCGCAGCCCGGGCGGTCCCAGCTGGCGCATCGGCAATGCCAGGATGGGGCTGCCATCACCGCGCCGGGCGACCAGTGTCGAAATCTGGAGAGGCTCGCCCCGACAGAACCAGCCATCCTGCAGAAAGCCATGGCTCGCTGGCGCAAGCGCGGCCAGCTGATTGACGACAGGCGAAACGCCGTTCACCAGCGCACAATCGATCGTCCCCAGCGCCACGGCATTGGCCCGCATGTCGCGATGATCGATGTGCAGCAAAGCGCTCTCCTGAAAAGGCTTGAGACCCGGCTATCGCATGAAGACGATAAGCGCAGGTTAAACCCGGCCTATGGCCGAAGCAATGGCCGCCGGAGCACAGGCCCCGGCGGCATTGGCTCTTGGGTCAGAATTCCGACCAGTCGTCGTCATCGCCCTTGAGCGCAAGGTTGCCGCTAACCATCGGCATGCGTGCGGCCTTTCTGACGACCGGACGCGCGGAACGATGGGCCACCGGCGCGGCAGCCTGCTGGCCCAGCTGGAACCGGGCGACCTTCTCGGCCAGTTCCTGCGCTTCGCTCGCCAGGCTGCGGGCGGACGCTGCGGTCTCTTCGACCATGGCCGCGTTCTGCTGGGTCATCTTGTCCATGTCGCCCACGGCCGAATTGACCTGGATCATGCTGGCCGACTGGCTTTCTGCCGAGGACGCGATGCGCGTGATGACCTGGCTGACTTCACCCACGCGTTCGACGATGCGCGTCAGCATGGTGCCGGTTTCACCGACCAGCTTGACGCCATTGTCGACATGTTCGGTGCTGTTGCTGATCAGCGACTTGATCTCCTGCGCGGCATCGGCGCAGCGCTGGGCGAGGGCCCGCACTTCATGCGCAACCACCGCAAAGCCCTTGCCCGCATCGCCTGCACGAGCCGCTTCGACCCCCGCATTGAGCGCCAGCAGGTTGGTCTGGAAGGCAATGCCATCGATGACGGTGATGATCTTGCCAATCTCGCTCGACGATTTCTCGATCGAGTCCATAGCCCCCACGGCCTTGCCGACGATCACGCCGCCTTCGGTGGCTTCGGCCTGCATCTTGGCCATTTCGGCATTGACCGAAACCGCGCTGCGGGTGGTTTCCTGCACCATTTCGGTGGCAGCGCGCATCGCTGCGGCAGTCTCTTCGAGCGA harbors:
- a CDS encoding proton-conducting transporter membrane subunit encodes the protein MDIALGLATGITAFSALGLIALFAGDRHARLTGLALEAGVLACLGLAIAALVQLVMTGPVTAELLIWQSLGFSLRLDAVSLPVTILVAFVGWVVLRYSRTYLGDEPRRAFFQAWLSFTLASVLLFALAGNLVQLVLFWITTSLSLHRLLLFYPDRAAARRAARKKYLTARIADIVLVASAALLFAIYRTGDIATMLDTAWVGAGHPAIALAVLGLAVAAVIKSAQFPLHGWLTEVMEAPTPVSALLHAGVINAGGFLLIRFADVMLLSPAVMAGLVMIGGFTAVFGGLVMLTQPAVKTSLAWSTVAQMGFMIMQCGLALFPLAMLHIIAHSLYKAHSFLASGGAVERIAALRRPGPVAIPGAKAVTGAFIAALAIYVAIGFAFRFQDSSPQSIALGAILIFGVAYLLAQGLAGAAPVALMRRMVAYSLAASLGYFTLHHVADALLLGTLPATPAPGPLEWVLIILAVVSFGLVAIAQSMFPLWAYHPAAAGLRVHLSNGLYANALFDRLLGGWTLRRSR
- a CDS encoding DUF2309 domain-containing protein — encoded protein: MTHATLNHPGSQTPDIATIADRAARAIPPVWPLASSVAVNPYLGQAELDLATTAALLARVSDAPATMARSWYRERIASGAITEGDLAAALAACDAAPRPGSVGELKLATQRPHVRKDPLPTIADLAARVSGIDWPAVIAERMGNWIAAWSDEGQALWAAPRGKCAYRAWQAVATHDLTPEIAGLKGFAAFVADAPDSADDALAASVSRLMLPAEAMPTYFHALLMTLGGWAQVGRYRLWQAELAGHRDSALTDLLCIRLMWEDALFTQYRRQIMEAWQEVVEAHAAPVRPDADQIIDAILQEAAERAGQRSIGETLAAAPRAASTTPPTLQAAFCIDVRSEVFRRSLEALDPAIQTLGFAGFFGLGASHRRFASDVAEHRLPVLLNPKLTTCSGGPEIAEDDRSARYRSRAKRAWGRFKLAAVSSFAFVEAAGPVYLGKLVRDTFALKKTSLPHDPMPRPDPALSLQDKIDAATAVLRAMSLTRDFAPLVLLVGHGANVVNNPHASGLHCGACGGYSGEVNARLLAALLNDPAVRGGLVANGITVPTTTLFLAGLHDTTTDSVLVYDGDHPSPAHAVDIGQARTWLASAGLVARGERALRLPRADKAADIARRSRDWAEIRPEWALAGCKAFIAAPRSRTSGKSLEGRAFLHDYEWQQDQGFGVLELIMTAPVVVASWISLQYYGSSVAPDVFGGGNKLIHNVTGGIGVVEGNGGTLRAGLPLQSVHDGKDLVHEPLRLSICIEAPVEAMTAILEKHAGVRALFDNRWLHLFALGATGELAWRYVGNLEWERVDGLGQTMIERDLAA
- a CDS encoding GNAT family N-acetyltransferase: MLHIDHRDMRANAVALGTIDCALVNGVSPVVNQLAALAPASHGFLQDGWFCRGEPLQISTLVARRGDGSPILALPMRQLGPPGLRARSLAGSYWPFRSAAIDPSTGVGDMRAVLEHPVAQVALGPLLRLGPIYQDDRLAKLMIAAADATGWHVLIRDMGQSFIQDLAEPGSPDAWPSKSRRKKVRRMAARLEEQGPVTVRIVHGADWSRQIFSDLARIEENSWVGRRTDRSGAKFLNPQMLAHWQRAIVNPDLAEKLTVTVLYVADRPIAFSLDLICADISYGIASSYDEGFAEFSPGQIVTVHAVDHALARGVRLIDWGAGDSGYKQELGARPGSRIQDILVIRSASVAAALRPRWEETSGSGTLALAAGLADAVRVAGIPSSLTLRRLLMSGLALSAAASLLAE
- a CDS encoding globin-coupled sensor protein, which codes for MQSGLQERLEFYELDRADTSTFRRVKRSLGRHVNRALEKFYRKVGGIPELKGFFSDSSRLQYAKNAQHSHWMKIFGDGLTDDYMKRAVGVGQVHARIGLEPKWYVGGYALILEEMIHGMISPGLLRFVPGRRKLARDVSALVKVSLLDIDVALSTYFVDAEEKVRGVVLGQMGSALQRLAQGDLTARMDGLPSDYAQVEQDFNAATAALRDTLLAVSSSVSVISSGSGEIRTGADDLASRTEEQAASLEETAAAMRAATEMVQETTRSAVSVNAEMAKMQAEATEGGVIVGKAVGAMDSIEKSSSEIGKIITVIDGIAFQTNLLALNAGVEAARAGDAGKGFAVVAHEVRALAQRCADAAQEIKSLISNSTEHVDNGVKLVGETGTMLTRIVERVGEVSQVITRIASSAESQSASMIQVNSAVGDMDKMTQQNAAMVEETAASARSLASEAQELAEKVARFQLGQQAAAPVAHRSARPVVRKAARMPMVSGNLALKGDDDDWSEF